The proteins below are encoded in one region of Castor canadensis chromosome 6, mCasCan1.hap1v2, whole genome shotgun sequence:
- the Ccnh gene encoding cyclin-H isoform X4 has translation MYHNSSQKRHWTFASEEQLARLRADANRKFKCKAVGNGKVLVNDPVFLEPYEEMTLCKYYEKRLLEFCSVFKPAMPRSVVGTACMYFKRFYLNNSVMEYHPRIIMLTCAFLACKVDEFNVSSPQFVGNLRESPLGQEKALEQILEYELLLIQQLNFHLIVHNPYRPFEGFLIDIKTRYPMLENPEILRKTADDFLNRIALTDAYLLYTPSQIALTAILSSASRAGITMESYLSESLMLKENRTCLSQLLDIMKSMRNLVKKYEPPRSEEVAILKQKLERCHSAELGLNVVTKKRKGYEDDDYISKKSKHEEEEWTDDDLVDSV, from the exons ATGTACCACAACAGCAGCCAAAAGCGGCACTGGACTTTCGCAAGTGAGGAGCAGCTGGCGCGACTGCGGGCCGACGCCAACCGCAAATTCAAGTGCAAAGCGGTGGGAAACGGGAAG GTTCTTGTAAATGACCCTGTCTTTCTTGAGCCCTACGAAGAAATGACGCTCTGCAAATACTATGAGAAAAGATTATTGGAATTCTGTTCAGTATTTAAGCCAGCAATGCCACGGTCTGTTGTG ggTACAGCTTGTATGTATTTCAAGCGTTTTTATCTTAATAACTCAGTAATGGAATATCACCCCCGGATAATAAT GCTCACTTGTGCATTTTTGGCCTGCAAAGTAGATGAATTCAATGTGTCTAGTCCCCAGTTTGTTGGAAACCTTCGGGAGAGCCCTCTGGGACAGGAGAAGGCACTGGAACAGATTTTGGAATATGAACTACTCCTTATACAGCAGCTTAATTTTCACCTTATTGTCCACAATCCTTATAGACCATTTGAAGGCTTCCTCATTGATATAAAG ACTCGCTATCCCATGTTGGAGAATCCAGAGATTTTAAGGAAAACGGCTGATGACTTTCTTAATAGAATTGCATTGACGGATGCTTACCTTTTATACACACCTTCCCAAATTGCCTTGACTGCCATTTTATCTAGTGCCTCCAGGGCTGGAATTACTATGGAAAG TTATTTATCAGAGAGTCTAATGctgaaagaaaacagaacttgTTTGTCACAGTTACTGGATATAATGAAAA GCATGAGAAACTTAGTAAAAAAGTATGAACCACCCAGATCTGAAGAAGTTGCTATTCTGAAGCAGAAGTTGGAGCGATGTCATTCTGCTGAGCTTGGACTTAATGTAGTTac gaagaagaggaaaggctATGAAGATGATGATTATATatcaaaaaaatccaaacatgAGGAG gAAGAATGGACTGACGATGACCTGGTAGACTCTGTCTAA
- the Ccnh gene encoding cyclin-H isoform X5, which yields MYHNSSQKRHWTFASEEQLARLRADANRKFKCKAVGNGKVLVNDPVFLEPYEEMTLCKYYEKRLLEFCSVFKPAMPRSVVGTACMYFKRFYLNNSVMEYHPRIIMLTCAFLACKVDEFNVSSPQFVGNLRESPLGQEKALEQILEYELLLIQQLNFHLIVHNPYRPFEGFLIDIKTRYPMLENPEILRKTADDFLNRIALTDAYLLYTPSQIALTAILSSASRAGITMESYLSESLMLKENRTCLSQLLDIMKNPFLSSHRHEKLSKKV from the exons ATGTACCACAACAGCAGCCAAAAGCGGCACTGGACTTTCGCAAGTGAGGAGCAGCTGGCGCGACTGCGGGCCGACGCCAACCGCAAATTCAAGTGCAAAGCGGTGGGAAACGGGAAG GTTCTTGTAAATGACCCTGTCTTTCTTGAGCCCTACGAAGAAATGACGCTCTGCAAATACTATGAGAAAAGATTATTGGAATTCTGTTCAGTATTTAAGCCAGCAATGCCACGGTCTGTTGTG ggTACAGCTTGTATGTATTTCAAGCGTTTTTATCTTAATAACTCAGTAATGGAATATCACCCCCGGATAATAAT GCTCACTTGTGCATTTTTGGCCTGCAAAGTAGATGAATTCAATGTGTCTAGTCCCCAGTTTGTTGGAAACCTTCGGGAGAGCCCTCTGGGACAGGAGAAGGCACTGGAACAGATTTTGGAATATGAACTACTCCTTATACAGCAGCTTAATTTTCACCTTATTGTCCACAATCCTTATAGACCATTTGAAGGCTTCCTCATTGATATAAAG ACTCGCTATCCCATGTTGGAGAATCCAGAGATTTTAAGGAAAACGGCTGATGACTTTCTTAATAGAATTGCATTGACGGATGCTTACCTTTTATACACACCTTCCCAAATTGCCTTGACTGCCATTTTATCTAGTGCCTCCAGGGCTGGAATTACTATGGAAAG TTATTTATCAGAGAGTCTAATGctgaaagaaaacagaacttgTTTGTCACAGTTACTGGATATAATGAAAA ATCCTTTTTTATCTTCACATAGGCATGAGAAACTTAGTAAAAAAGTATGA
- the Ccnh gene encoding cyclin-H isoform X1, translating into MYHNSSQKRHWTFASEEQLARLRADANRKFKCKAVGNGKVLVNDPVFLEPYEEMTLCKYYEKRLLEFCSVFKPAMPRSVVGTACMYFKRFYLNNSVMEYHPRIIMLTCAFLACKVDEFNVSSPQFVGNLRESPLGQEKALEQILEYELLLIQQLNFHLIVHNPYRPFEGFLIDIKTRYPMLENPEILRKTADDFLNRIALTDAYLLYTPSQIALTAILSSASRAGITMESYLSESLMLKENRTCLSQLLDIMKSMRNLVKKYEPPRSEEVAILKQKLERCHSAELGLNVVTALAILCTHLFICDTGRRGKAMKMMIIYQKNPNMRRYVYFKGYHFFNTFWHDIVKIYYSEV; encoded by the exons ATGTACCACAACAGCAGCCAAAAGCGGCACTGGACTTTCGCAAGTGAGGAGCAGCTGGCGCGACTGCGGGCCGACGCCAACCGCAAATTCAAGTGCAAAGCGGTGGGAAACGGGAAG GTTCTTGTAAATGACCCTGTCTTTCTTGAGCCCTACGAAGAAATGACGCTCTGCAAATACTATGAGAAAAGATTATTGGAATTCTGTTCAGTATTTAAGCCAGCAATGCCACGGTCTGTTGTG ggTACAGCTTGTATGTATTTCAAGCGTTTTTATCTTAATAACTCAGTAATGGAATATCACCCCCGGATAATAAT GCTCACTTGTGCATTTTTGGCCTGCAAAGTAGATGAATTCAATGTGTCTAGTCCCCAGTTTGTTGGAAACCTTCGGGAGAGCCCTCTGGGACAGGAGAAGGCACTGGAACAGATTTTGGAATATGAACTACTCCTTATACAGCAGCTTAATTTTCACCTTATTGTCCACAATCCTTATAGACCATTTGAAGGCTTCCTCATTGATATAAAG ACTCGCTATCCCATGTTGGAGAATCCAGAGATTTTAAGGAAAACGGCTGATGACTTTCTTAATAGAATTGCATTGACGGATGCTTACCTTTTATACACACCTTCCCAAATTGCCTTGACTGCCATTTTATCTAGTGCCTCCAGGGCTGGAATTACTATGGAAAG TTATTTATCAGAGAGTCTAATGctgaaagaaaacagaacttgTTTGTCACAGTTACTGGATATAATGAAAA GCATGAGAAACTTAGTAAAAAAGTATGAACCACCCAGATCTGAAGAAGTTGCTATTCTGAAGCAGAAGTTGGAGCGATGTCATTCTGCTGAGCTTGGACTTAATGTAGTTac tgctttGGCAATTCTATGTACTCATCTTTTTATATGTGATACag gaagaagaggaaaggctATGAAGATGATGATTATATatcaaaaaaatccaaacatgAGGAGGTATGTTTATTTCAAAGGTTATCACTTTTTTAATACTTTCTGGCATGACATAGTTAAGATTTATTACTCTGAAGTATAA
- the Ccnh gene encoding cyclin-H isoform X2 produces the protein MYHNSSQKRHWTFASEEQLARLRADANRKFKCKAVGNGKVLVNDPVFLEPYEEMTLCKYYEKRLLEFCSVFKPAMPRSVVGTACMYFKRFYLNNSVMEYHPRIIMLTCAFLACKVDEFNVSSPQFVGNLRESPLGQEKALEQILEYELLLIQQLNFHLIVHNPYRPFEGFLIDIKTRYPMLENPEILRKTADDFLNRIALTDAYLLYTPSQIALTAILSSASRAGITMESYLSESLMLKENRTCLSQLLDIMKSMRNLVKKYEPPRSEEVAILKQKLERCHSAELGLNVVTALAILCTHLFICDTGRRGKAMKMMIIYQKNPNMRRKNGLTMTW, from the exons ATGTACCACAACAGCAGCCAAAAGCGGCACTGGACTTTCGCAAGTGAGGAGCAGCTGGCGCGACTGCGGGCCGACGCCAACCGCAAATTCAAGTGCAAAGCGGTGGGAAACGGGAAG GTTCTTGTAAATGACCCTGTCTTTCTTGAGCCCTACGAAGAAATGACGCTCTGCAAATACTATGAGAAAAGATTATTGGAATTCTGTTCAGTATTTAAGCCAGCAATGCCACGGTCTGTTGTG ggTACAGCTTGTATGTATTTCAAGCGTTTTTATCTTAATAACTCAGTAATGGAATATCACCCCCGGATAATAAT GCTCACTTGTGCATTTTTGGCCTGCAAAGTAGATGAATTCAATGTGTCTAGTCCCCAGTTTGTTGGAAACCTTCGGGAGAGCCCTCTGGGACAGGAGAAGGCACTGGAACAGATTTTGGAATATGAACTACTCCTTATACAGCAGCTTAATTTTCACCTTATTGTCCACAATCCTTATAGACCATTTGAAGGCTTCCTCATTGATATAAAG ACTCGCTATCCCATGTTGGAGAATCCAGAGATTTTAAGGAAAACGGCTGATGACTTTCTTAATAGAATTGCATTGACGGATGCTTACCTTTTATACACACCTTCCCAAATTGCCTTGACTGCCATTTTATCTAGTGCCTCCAGGGCTGGAATTACTATGGAAAG TTATTTATCAGAGAGTCTAATGctgaaagaaaacagaacttgTTTGTCACAGTTACTGGATATAATGAAAA GCATGAGAAACTTAGTAAAAAAGTATGAACCACCCAGATCTGAAGAAGTTGCTATTCTGAAGCAGAAGTTGGAGCGATGTCATTCTGCTGAGCTTGGACTTAATGTAGTTac tgctttGGCAATTCTATGTACTCATCTTTTTATATGTGATACag gaagaagaggaaaggctATGAAGATGATGATTATATatcaaaaaaatccaaacatgAGGAG gAAGAATGGACTGACGATGACCTGGTAG
- the Ccnh gene encoding cyclin-H isoform X3: MAKRLCRMQRWCGVLVNDPVFLEPYEEMTLCKYYEKRLLEFCSVFKPAMPRSVVGTACMYFKRFYLNNSVMEYHPRIIMLTCAFLACKVDEFNVSSPQFVGNLRESPLGQEKALEQILEYELLLIQQLNFHLIVHNPYRPFEGFLIDIKTRYPMLENPEILRKTADDFLNRIALTDAYLLYTPSQIALTAILSSASRAGITMESYLSESLMLKENRTCLSQLLDIMKSMRNLVKKYEPPRSEEVAILKQKLERCHSAELGLNVVTALAILCTHLFICDTGRRGKAMKMMIIYQKNPNMRRYVYFKGYHFFNTFWHDIVKIYYSEV; this comes from the exons ATGGCGAAGAGACTCTGTAGGATGCAGAGGTGGTGCGGG GTTCTTGTAAATGACCCTGTCTTTCTTGAGCCCTACGAAGAAATGACGCTCTGCAAATACTATGAGAAAAGATTATTGGAATTCTGTTCAGTATTTAAGCCAGCAATGCCACGGTCTGTTGTG ggTACAGCTTGTATGTATTTCAAGCGTTTTTATCTTAATAACTCAGTAATGGAATATCACCCCCGGATAATAAT GCTCACTTGTGCATTTTTGGCCTGCAAAGTAGATGAATTCAATGTGTCTAGTCCCCAGTTTGTTGGAAACCTTCGGGAGAGCCCTCTGGGACAGGAGAAGGCACTGGAACAGATTTTGGAATATGAACTACTCCTTATACAGCAGCTTAATTTTCACCTTATTGTCCACAATCCTTATAGACCATTTGAAGGCTTCCTCATTGATATAAAG ACTCGCTATCCCATGTTGGAGAATCCAGAGATTTTAAGGAAAACGGCTGATGACTTTCTTAATAGAATTGCATTGACGGATGCTTACCTTTTATACACACCTTCCCAAATTGCCTTGACTGCCATTTTATCTAGTGCCTCCAGGGCTGGAATTACTATGGAAAG TTATTTATCAGAGAGTCTAATGctgaaagaaaacagaacttgTTTGTCACAGTTACTGGATATAATGAAAA GCATGAGAAACTTAGTAAAAAAGTATGAACCACCCAGATCTGAAGAAGTTGCTATTCTGAAGCAGAAGTTGGAGCGATGTCATTCTGCTGAGCTTGGACTTAATGTAGTTac tgctttGGCAATTCTATGTACTCATCTTTTTATATGTGATACag gaagaagaggaaaggctATGAAGATGATGATTATATatcaaaaaaatccaaacatgAGGAGGTATGTTTATTTCAAAGGTTATCACTTTTTTAATACTTTCTGGCATGACATAGTTAAGATTTATTACTCTGAAGTATAA